The sequence below is a genomic window from Candidatus Methylomirabilota bacterium.
GGCCGACGATCTCGAGCGCGGAGATGGCCAGGAAGAAGAGGACGCCGATGTTCAGGTCGGCCAGCCCCAGTCCGGGGGCGAACGGGATCGTCGCGAAGATCAACATGCAGGGCAGGAGGAACACGAGCGGCGCCAGGTTATAGACCCAGCGGTCCGACGCCGTGGGCACGATGTCTTCCTTCAGCATCAGTTTCAGAGCATCAGCGATCGGTTGCAGCCAGCCGTGGGGCCAGCCGACATAGTAAGGCCCGATCCGCGACTGCATCCGCGCGGCGAACTTCCGCTCGAGCAGTGTGATGTAGGTCACGACGAGGATGATCGCGTTGAGGAGGACGAAGGCGACGATGAGATGCGTCACCGGTCCACCTCGCCGAAGACCGGGTCCACCGAGCCCATGATGGCGACCACGTCCGCCACCTTGTGGCCGGGCAAGATGTGGGGGAGCGCGGCCAGGTTGGAGAAGGAGGCGCCCCGCCACTTCATGCGGTAGGGCTTGGGGCTGCCGTCGCTGATCAGGTAGCAGCCCACCTCGCCGCGCGCGCCCTCGACGCGCGCATACCCCTCTCCCTTCGGGACGCGGACCTGCCCGACCGACTTCACGCCCGGCCGCGAGGAGATGGGCCCCTCGGGCAGGCCGTCGAGCACCTGGCGCACGATCTTGATCGATTCGCGGAACTCCTGCATCCGCACCCGATAGCGGGCGTAGCAGTCGCCGTCCGTCTCCACCGGGATCCTGAACTCGAAGTCCTGGTAGGAGGAGTAGGGCTCGGCGCGACGCACGTCGTAATTGACGCCGGAGCCACGGATGAGCGGCCCCGAGACCCCGAGCTCCTGAGCCAGCTCGCGCGAGATGACGCCGACGCCCTGGGTGCGCACGAGGAAGAAGGCGTTGCCCTCGAGCATCGCCTCGTACTCGTCGAGGCGCTTGGCCACGAAGTCGATGGTCTGACGGCACGTCTCGGCCCAGCCCGCCGGCAGGTCATAGCGCACGCCGCCGACCTGGTGGAAGCCGTAGAGGAGCCGGGCGCCGGTCAGCGCCTCGAAGAGATCGAGGATCATCTCGCGCTCGCGCATGGCATAAAGGAAGACCGTGGCGCCGCCGCCCAGCGCCCCTCCCATGTCCAGACACCACGTCCCCAACCACAGGCAGTGGGAGGCGACGCGCTGCAGCTCGGCGACGAGCACTCTCAGGTACTGCGCGCGCTTGGGCACTTCGACCTTGCCCACCTTCTCCACGGCCGCGACGTATGTGAGCTCGGAGGTCATCGCCGCCACGTAGTCGGTCTTCGAGGCGATCGAGGGATACTGCACGTAGGTGAGCGTCTCCCCGAGCTTCTCGTGGCAGCGGTGGAGGTAGCCGATCACCGCGTCCACCGCCGCCACCGTCTCGCCTTCGAGCTGAAGGATGGCACGGAAGACGCCATGGGCGGACGGGTGCTGGGGCCCCATGTTCATCAGGAGCCGCTCGTTGCCCCCGTAGCCGACCTCGACGATCTTCCGCGCTTCGACGTCCATTTCAGTTAACTCGGAGGGGGGCTCCGCCCCCCTTCCGAAGCCTCCCCCCACGATTGCGGCGGCAAAGCCGCCGCTCGAATCGCGTCATCACGGTCTACTTCATCGGGGAGAATGGCGCCGGGTTGAGGACGACCGACCGCATCTCCACCAGGAGCGGCGCGGTCTTACCGAGAAACGCTTGCCACTCGGGGTCTTGCAGCACCTTGCCGCGGACGGCGGTGCGCTCGTTGAGGTCGCGATACGCCCACAGGTGGACCACCTCGTTGAGCTGCCCCATCTCGGTCTGCCACAGCCCGACGTTCTTCGAGTACTTCTCCCGGACCGGCATGATGGCCTTGAAGTGGCTGAGCCACTCCGCGGCCTTGCCGGGGATCGTCCGGTACGTGCGCAGCTCGTAGACGTGGCCGCTGTCGCCCGGCGGCTTGAACGGCAGCTGAGGCGAGAGGATCTTGTTCTCCTGGGCGAGCTGGAGCGGGCGGATCTTCGGCACGTAGCTCTTCGCCCAGTCGTCGTTCTTGGCCAGCTCGGCGCGCAGGCGTTCCCGCTCGTCCAGGTCCGCATAGCTCCAGAGGTGCACGACCTGGTTCAGCGTCCCGAACTCGGTGGACCAGTATCCTTGGAGCGTCCCGTACTTGTCTCCCCGGACCTTCCGCCCGACCTCGCCGGAAAGCTTGAGGTACTCGCCCTGCTTGCCCGGGACCAGCGTGTACGTGCGCAGCTCGTAGATCATGGGTGGCTCCTTCGGTTAGCGGTACGGCGCGTGGGGGGTATCGACCGCGTAGTCCTTTCGCAGCGGGTAGCCCTCCCAGTCCTGGGGCAGGAGAATGCGACGGAGATCGGGATGGCCGTCGAAGACGATGCCGAACATGTCGTAGCACTCGCGCTCCATCCAGTCGGCACCGCGGTAGAGTCCGGTCAGCGTGGGGCAGTGGGACTGGCCCGGGCCCAGGCGCGTCTTCATCATTAAGATAAGACCCGTATCGAGGTTTTCCAGCCGGCAAACCACCTCGAAGCCGTCCCCCTTCCAGTCCACCGCCGACAGCCAGTTGAAGTAGAGGCAGCCCAGCTCGTGCTTGGCGAAGCGCGCCAGCTCTTCCCAGCGCTCGACGGGCAGGACCACGGTCAGGAGGCCGTCGTCGCGCGTGGGCTCGAAGCCAAACGTCTCCCGGACTCGGGTCACGGCGTCGGACGGGGTCACGCGCGGATCAATCTTCCGGAGTGGAGGATGGCGACCGTTTGCCCGTCTTCTGGAACTCCGCCACTCTCTCCTGCAGCTTGAGCAGCCCGAACATGAGCGAATCCGGCGTGGGTGGACAGCCGGGGACGTAGACGTCGACGGGCACGACCCGGTCCACGCCTTTCACGACGTGATAGCCGTGACGAAACGGACCGCCCGAGTTGGCGCAGGAGCCCATCGAGAGGACCCACTTGGGATCGGGCATCTGGTCGTAGATCCGCTTGAGCATCGGAGCCATCTTGATGGTGACGGTGCCGGAGACGATCATGAGATCCGAGTGGCGCGGCGAGGCCCAGGGCACCATACCGAAGCGCTCGACGTCGAAGCGCGACGCGAACGTCGCCATCATCTCGATCGCGCAGCAGGCCAGGCCGAAGGTGACGGGCCAGATCGACGAGCTGCGCGCCCAGTTGAAGATCTTCTCGGTCGAGGTGACGACGATCCAGCCGCCGGGCAGGTGGTGGATGGCGTCGGCGATGGCCGCCAGCGCGTTCGAGGTCTTGTCGCCCTCGGGTCGCTCCTGCCGGTACTTCTCCCACTCCTGGAGATCCTTGATCTCCGTCCAGACCGGCGGCCGCACCTGGGCCACCGGAGGCTTCACTTCCATTCGAGCACGCCCTCCCGGTAGGCGTAGAGCCAGCCCAGCCCGACGATGCCGACGAAGGCGGCGACCACCCAGAACGCGGTCATCCCGGCCGATTTCAAGATCAGCGCCCACGGGAACAGGAACACCGCCAGCGTGTCGAAGAGGATGAACACCAGGGCAACCAGATAGAACCCGGCCGGGAACTGCACCCAGGCCGACCCGATCGGCTCCGCCCCGCACTCGTAGTTCATGAGCTTGACGGGCTCGGGGCGCGAAGGCCGGAGTAACCACGACACCCCCAGGGACACCACGCCGAAGGCGACGATCAGCGCAGCAAAAATGACAACGGGCAGATATCCGGACACGGCGACCTCCATGGAAATTCAGCTCGGAGCCAATATATCATGCCTGGTCAGACCAGTTCTCCGATGCACGCCCATCTATGCTGCACCCCCATCTATGCTCGCCTGGTACGATGGAAGCGTGAGCCCTGGCGGACACCTGATCACCACCATGGCGGCCTGCGCCGCGTCGGCCACCCTCCCCGGGTCGTGGCCGCTCACGGCCGGCATCGCGGTGGGCGGTTTCCTGATCGATGTCGACCATGCCCTCGACTACGTGCTGGTCGAGCGGCAGCGCGACCTCCGCCCCGGCGCCTTCCTCCGCTACTATCTGGAAGGGCGCATGCGGCGAACCGTCCTCGTGCTCCATTCGTATGAGCTGCTCGGGCTGCTCGGGCTGCTGGCCTGGCGGCTCGATCTGCTGCCCCTCACCGGCTACCTCATGGGCGCGCTCATGCACCTGGTGCTGGACCTCGTGTTCAACGGTGAGGTGACCCCGCGCTCGATCGGGGCCTTTTACAGCTTCGGCTACCGGTTGGCTCACCGCTTCGACGCCCGAGCGCTGCTCGGCGACGAGCCTCGGCAGGTGTCGCCCAACTTCTGGGCCGCGTTCTTCTCGGGCTTGTGGCCGCCCGGCGCGGCCGGGCGCTCCGGTCGCGACGCGGACCGGGTGCCGCCGGCACTGCCGAGCGCATAGAGCGCAGTCGTGGCGCCGGCCGCGGGCTAGACTCCGGGCAGCAATGCGGGTGCTCGTCATCGAGGACGAACAGGAGGTCAGTGCTGTCTTCCGCGACTTTCTGCTCGAGTTGGGACACGAGCCCGTCCTCGTCCGGAGCGCCGAAGCGGCGCTGAACAAGCTCGAGACCGAACGCCCCGACGCGATCATCCTCGACATCCACCTGCCCGGTCTCTCCGGTCTCGACTTCCTCCAGCTCCGCCCCGTTCGTGACTCGGGCCTACCCATCGTCGCCGTCTCCGGCGTCGTCACCGAGAGTCAGGCGCGCGAGTGCCTCCGCCTCGGCGCGATCGACTTCGTCGGCAAGCCGGTGCCGTTCGAGCGCCTGGGGCAGGTGCTGGCCTTCATCGAGCCTCACGCGCTGCACCGGCAGCTCGCCTCCGCAGGCCAGGGTCCCGAGCGCCGGCGTGGGTCGCGGGTGCGCGTGACGTTCCCGGTGCGCCTCGTGCGCTACGACGGCAGCGAGTGGGACGGCTGGGCCGCCGATGTGAGCCCGTTCGGGATCCGGGTCCGCACCAACGCGACGCTCAGCGCGGGCACGGCGGCGAACCTGTCGTTCACGCTCCCGGACGGCAAGGGGCCGCTGCGGGTGATGTCGCTGCACGTGCGCGCCGACGACGACGGGCACGCCTTCTACTTCATGAACCTCACCGCCGAGGACTTCGAGCGCCTCACCGACTTCGCGCGCCGGCTGCCGACCTAGACCTCCGCGCACGCCGGACGCGATCGCTTGCAAATCGTCGCGCTCGTACTACGCTCGGAGGCGAGAGCGGTCGGAGTCGGGTGGAAAAATTTTCCCGCGTGCGCGTTCGAGATCCCGGAGGAGTGCGATGCGGTTCTTTCGGCCGGAGATAGAAGCCACCCTCAAGACGCTGGGCGTCCTCACGCTCATCGGTCTGGTCGTCTGGCCTTTCGCTTGGGACTACGAGCAGCGGCGGCAAGCGCGCACCTGGCAGAGCATCGCCTGCGCGTACCGGATGAGGGAGGCGGCCGTCCGGGCGCCGGTCATCGCCGGCGTCGACTACGGACGGAATCCCTGCCAGACGCTGCAGCGGCTCGGGCTCACCCTCGAGCCGCCGCGCTGATCAAGGCATGCGCAGGCAGGCCCGGCGTATCGTCGTCGCCACGGTGGGCGGGGTCGTCCTGCTCGTCGGCGTGGCGCTGATCGTCCTGCCCGGGCCCGCCTTCCTCGTCTTTCCCGCGGGCCTGGCCATTCTGGCCACCGAGTTCGCCTGGGCGCGCCGCTTGCTAGAGAGGACAAGGAGCAGGTGGAAGTCTAGTGCCGTTCCAACTATTCGCGCCTAGGAAGGCACCGTGTACGTCGTTCGTGGACAGATTTAGTACCAACAAGTTGGAACGGCACTAGGCGCTCTTCTCGCTGAGCGCGGCGAGGGCGGCGTCGGGCCCGTTCTTCTCCAGCCGCGTCCGGACCTCGGCCGCGAGGACGGGCGCGCGGGCCTCGCCCTCGGGCCCCTCGAGGACCAGCCGGCGGTAGGCCTCGGCCAGGCGCGTCGACACACCGAAGCCGCGGCCCTGGCCCGCCTCGAGCGCCGCCGCCTGCAGAACGCTCTCCAGCAGGTGGTCGAAGAGCCCGGTCATCCGCTGCCGCACCTCGCCGTACCCCTTGACCAGCTGCGCCGCCCGCGCCACCTGGCACGCCAGCGCGTCGTTCCACTCGGCGCAGCGACGCACCGCCGTCAGCCAGCGCTCCATGCGCTCGTGCTCCCGGCGCGCGCGATAGGAGAGAGGCCGCAGACGGCGGCAGCGGGCCAGCAGCCACAGCCTGAGAAACCCGAGAATCGTCGTGGTCTTCACGTGCTGGCCGGGCGTGGGCCGCCCGTGCGGCCACCGCCGTTCCGCCCACCGGGCCAACGGGGCCACCAGGCGGTAGGGCAGGATGCCGTAGAGCTCGTCGAGGTCCGGCTTGAGGTAGTCGGTGACAACGATCTCGGCGCCGTCGGCGCGCGTCTCTTCCCGGATGCGCGCGAGCCGCCCGGCACGCGTCTTGAGATCCGCCACGCGGATGGCGTCCTCGTAGGTCATCCAGACGGCCAGGTGCCGGGCGACCAGCCGCGCCAGCTCCGGATCGCGACCCGATCCGACGAAGGGGGCCAGGCGTTCCAGATAGCGCGCCGCGTACTTCGCGTCCTGATAGTCGATGAGCCGGGCCAGCGCCACGCCCATGATCGGGCGCAGGCTCTCCGGGAAGGCGGTGAGGGCGTCCGCGAAGCCAGCCGGCACGCCCCGCGGCGGTTCGGGATCGAGCCGCGGCCGCTCCGGGCGCCGGCGAGCCAGATCGAGCCCGACCTCGAAGCCACGGACGTTGGCCTCGACCTGGACGCGCTTGCGCTCGATGGCCGCCCGGTAGGCCTCCGGACGGATAGGCAGGGCACCGCTCGCCGCCAGCGCCCCCAGCAGGACCGCGTTGACCTCCGTCCCGTGCTCGCGGGCCACGGCGAGCGCGTCGAAGGCGATGAGCGCGCACGAGAAGGCCCGGGCCGCGGCCTCCAGCTGCTGGGAGGGATAGACGCTGCGCCCCGTCGCCATCTTCTCGTGGATCGAGTAGAGGCGGTGGGTGCTGGCGATGATCGTCGTGCGGTCCGGCGACGGAATCCCCGCCTCGATCGCCCGGCCCACTTCCAGGAACTCCGGCGCGAGCAGCACGTCGAGCGCGCCGGGCACGGGGTAGAGCGAGAAGGCGAGCGTGTCGTCGGCGGCCCCCGTGAAGACCTCCACGTAGTAGGTCGTCGAGCCCGTGCGCTGGGCCACGCCCGGGATCGAGGTGGAGTGCGCCACCAGCCCCTCGCTGAGGGCGGCCTCCCCGATCCACTCCGCGAGCACGCCGCCGCCCTGTCCGCCGACCGCGGGGATCAGGAGCGAGAGGAGGCGCGGCGAAGCTGGCGCGCGGACCGTCGCATCACGGTCAGGCATCGCCCGCGTGGACCCGGGCTCGCTCACGCGGTGGCCAGGCGCCCGATGACGGCCGCGCGAACTCTGCCGAGCCAGCGCTGCCAGCGGGTCGGATTCCGGACGATCCGTACTTCGTAGAACGAGGGGCAGAGGGCGGCCGCGTGCGCCACCTCGCCGCACACGCCGCAGCCCACGCAAGTCTGGTCCACGTGCGCGACAGGGTCGTCGCGCAGCGGGTCGGGGTTCTCGCGGAGCGTCAGCGACGGACAGCCATTGAGGCGCATGCACGAGTGGTCGCCCGTGCAGACGTCGGGATCGACGCCGAAGCGCGGCTGGATCACCGGCTGCCCGGCGGCGGCGCGCTGGCGCATCAGCGGGCGCTCACGGCGCTGGCGCTCGAGCTGGCACTCGCCCCGCGCGATGATGACCTTCAGGCCGTCGTAGCGCGCGGTCAACGCCTCGCGGAGCGTGCCGATCATCTCCCCGATGCGGTACGAGTTCACGGTGCGGATCCACCTGACCCCGACGCCGCGCAGGGCCTCGGGGATGGTCATGCCCGTCGGCTCCCCGCGCGCGTTCTTCCCCGTCGACGGGTTGTGGTGCTGGCCGGTCGCCGACGTGTAGAAGTTGTCGAGGATGACCAAGACCGAGTCCTGCTTGTTGAACATGGCGTTGGCCACGCCGTTGTTGAGTCCGTTGTGCCAGAAGCCGCCGTCGCCCATGATCGAGACGACACGCTTGCCGAAGAGCGGCGCCACGGCGCTGGAGGAGGCCAGGCCCAGACCGTAGCCCAGCACCGAGTTGCCGACGTTGAAGGGGGCCTGGGTCGAGAAGGTGTGGCAGCCGATGTCCGCCGCGACGTGCGTGTCGCCGATGGCCGGCTCCTTGGTGCGGAGGATCTTCAGCGCGCTGAAGACCGGGCGCTCGGGGCAGCCGGTGCAGAAGGTGGGCGGGCGCTTGGCGATAGGCTGGGGCAGCGCCGCCCGGACCTTGTCCTGGTGCCCGAACAGCGCCCGGTAGCGCTCCTCGAGGAGCGCGGCGCCGACG
It includes:
- a CDS encoding NADH-quinone oxidoreductase subunit B family protein; the protein is MEVKPPVAQVRPPVWTEIKDLQEWEKYRQERPEGDKTSNALAAIADAIHHLPGGWIVVTSTEKIFNWARSSSIWPVTFGLACCAIEMMATFASRFDVERFGMVPWASPRHSDLMIVSGTVTIKMAPMLKRIYDQMPDPKWVLSMGSCANSGGPFRHGYHVVKGVDRVVPVDVYVPGCPPTPDSLMFGLLKLQERVAEFQKTGKRSPSSTPED
- a CDS encoding response regulator is translated as MRVLVIEDEQEVSAVFRDFLLELGHEPVLVRSAEAALNKLETERPDAIILDIHLPGLSGLDFLQLRPVRDSGLPIVAVSGVVTESQARECLRLGAIDFVGKPVPFERLGQVLAFIEPHALHRQLASAGQGPERRRGSRVRVTFPVRLVRYDGSEWDGWAADVSPFGIRVRTNATLSAGTAANLSFTLPDGKGPLRVMSLHVRADDDGHAFYFMNLTAEDFERLTDFARRLPT
- a CDS encoding NADH-quinone oxidoreductase subunit A, giving the protein MSGYLPVVIFAALIVAFGVVSLGVSWLLRPSRPEPVKLMNYECGAEPIGSAWVQFPAGFYLVALVFILFDTLAVFLFPWALILKSAGMTAFWVVAAFVGIVGLGWLYAYREGVLEWK
- a CDS encoding NADH-quinone oxidoreductase subunit D; its protein translation is MDVEARKIVEVGYGGNERLLMNMGPQHPSAHGVFRAILQLEGETVAAVDAVIGYLHRCHEKLGETLTYVQYPSIASKTDYVAAMTSELTYVAAVEKVGKVEVPKRAQYLRVLVAELQRVASHCLWLGTWCLDMGGALGGGATVFLYAMREREMILDLFEALTGARLLYGFHQVGGVRYDLPAGWAETCRQTIDFVAKRLDEYEAMLEGNAFFLVRTQGVGVISRELAQELGVSGPLIRGSGVNYDVRRAEPYSSYQDFEFRIPVETDGDCYARYRVRMQEFRESIKIVRQVLDGLPEGPISSRPGVKSVGQVRVPKGEGYARVEGARGEVGCYLISDGSPKPYRMKWRGASFSNLAALPHILPGHKVADVVAIMGSVDPVFGEVDR
- a CDS encoding NADH-quinone oxidoreductase subunit C; translated protein: MTPSDAVTRVRETFGFEPTRDDGLLTVVLPVERWEELARFAKHELGCLYFNWLSAVDWKGDGFEVVCRLENLDTGLILMMKTRLGPGQSHCPTLTGLYRGADWMERECYDMFGIVFDGHPDLRRILLPQDWEGYPLRKDYAVDTPHAPYR
- a CDS encoding PGPGW domain-containing protein, with the translated sequence MRRQARRIVVATVGGVVLLVGVALIVLPGPAFLVFPAGLAILATEFAWARRLLERTRSRWKSSAVPTIRA
- a CDS encoding indolepyruvate oxidoreductase subunit beta family protein, with the protein product MPDRDATVRAPASPRLLSLLIPAVGGQGGGVLAEWIGEAALSEGLVAHSTSIPGVAQRTGSTTYYVEVFTGAADDTLAFSLYPVPGALDVLLAPEFLEVGRAIEAGIPSPDRTTIIASTHRLYSIHEKMATGRSVYPSQQLEAAARAFSCALIAFDALAVAREHGTEVNAVLLGALAASGALPIRPEAYRAAIERKRVQVEANVRGFEVGLDLARRRPERPRLDPEPPRGVPAGFADALTAFPESLRPIMGVALARLIDYQDAKYAARYLERLAPFVGSGRDPELARLVARHLAVWMTYEDAIRVADLKTRAGRLARIREETRADGAEIVVTDYLKPDLDELYGILPYRLVAPLARWAERRWPHGRPTPGQHVKTTTILGFLRLWLLARCRRLRPLSYRARREHERMERWLTAVRRCAEWNDALACQVARAAQLVKGYGEVRQRMTGLFDHLLESVLQAAALEAGQGRGFGVSTRLAEAYRRLVLEGPEGEARAPVLAAEVRTRLEKNGPDAALAALSEKSA
- a CDS encoding NIPSNAP family protein, coding for MIYELRTYTLVPGKQGEYLKLSGEVGRKVRGDKYGTLQGYWSTEFGTLNQVVHLWSYADLDERERLRAELAKNDDWAKSYVPKIRPLQLAQENKILSPQLPFKPPGDSGHVYELRTYRTIPGKAAEWLSHFKAIMPVREKYSKNVGLWQTEMGQLNEVVHLWAYRDLNERTAVRGKVLQDPEWQAFLGKTAPLLVEMRSVVLNPAPFSPMK